One Gloeocapsa sp. DLM2.Bin57 genomic window, TAGAAAATAACACAGTTGCAGCTAGAGGATCAGAAAACTTACTCAGAGCGATCGCCGTTTGTTGACATACTTCTAGAGAAACATCTTGTAATAACGGTTGTAAGGCTCTGATTAATTCCTCTTCCTCCCTAACAGAAACTCTTAAACCCAAAGCGATTACAGCTTCCTTACGCACTACTGCTGCTAAATCTGTCAAAGCATCAAGAAGAATAGGGGTAAGGGTGGGTGCGCCAAAACTTCCTAAAGCTTCTATTGCTATAACACGTACATTTACATTCGTATCTTTTACTACTGTTAATAAAGGTTCGATTACTTCCCGAGTGCGAATCTGTGCTAAAGCGCGAGTAGCTAGGAGACGATATTGAGGATAAGATAACAGAGTTACCAAAGGAGCGATCGCCCTTTTCGAGAAACTAGCTAGAGTCATCGCGGCTATTTCCTGTAACTCTTCTACTTCCGTGGTTACCAACAAATTAACTACAGCAATAATTACTTCAGGTTCAGGGAAATTAGCTAGAATTTTACCCGCAAACCATCTCACCTCAAAATCTTGTTGTTCATCTTCTAAGATAGTGAGCAAAGGTTCAATAGCTATTGTGCCTAACTTAGGTATAATTTTAGCCACATCCCAGCGTTGTTGAAAATCTCCTTGAGCTAAAATAGTTAGACTCAAATCCAGGATAGTAGTTAACTCTGATTCAGAGACATTGTCTAAGCATAATTGTTGTAGGTAGTAATTAGCACTAGTCCAGTCATTTTGCTTACAAACTAGTTGAGCTTGTTCTAAAATTGTTGACATCTAAAGAGCAATATTGGCTTTAAATTAGTTTAGCCCAAAAAAAGGAGAATGACTGTGTTTACGGTGGTATGTAAAAATGTACAATTTAACAATATTCAAGGGATTATCTTTGATAAAGATGGTACATTAGCTGATTCTCAACAGTTTCTCTTACAATTAGCTCAAGCCAGAGCAAGAGCGATTAATGAGATTATACCTGGTATAGAACAACAGTTACTCCAAGCTTTCGGTATCAAAGATCATACCCTTAACCCTATGGGTTTGATGGCTGTAGGTAGTCGCTTAGAAAATGAAATAGCTTCGGCTAGTTTAATCACTTTAAGGGGTAAAAGTTGGTTTAATTCCATGGCGATCGCTCGTCAAGCCTTTCTTGAAGCAGACAAACGTATTCCTGACCGCGCTGATATCTCCCCAATCTTTCCAGAAGTCAAAGATTTACTGCAATCCCTATCCCAAAGAGGCTTAAAATTAGGTATTTTATCAGCTGATTCTACCCTAGGGGTTGAAGCTTTTATCGAGAAACATCAGCTTTCTGACTATATCCAACTAGCTATGGGGGTAGATTCCCCATTAACCAAACCCAATCCCGAATTATTTCGACTTGCTTGCGGTAATTTAGGGATTCCTCCCCAAGCTACCCTTATGGTAGGAGATTCTCCAGGAGATTTAGCCATGGCTAAAGAAGCTCAAGCTGCTGGAACTATTGCTATTACTAGAGATGAACAATTTACAGAGCATCTAAAGCAAGGGAGCATCATTATTAATAATCTTCAAGAACTTGCCATATTAACTTAATCATCTTACACTTAAACCTTAAAAGATAATTAATG contains:
- a CDS encoding HAD family hydrolase, which translates into the protein MFTVVCKNVQFNNIQGIIFDKDGTLADSQQFLLQLAQARARAINEIIPGIEQQLLQAFGIKDHTLNPMGLMAVGSRLENEIASASLITLRGKSWFNSMAIARQAFLEADKRIPDRADISPIFPEVKDLLQSLSQRGLKLGILSADSTLGVEAFIEKHQLSDYIQLAMGVDSPLTKPNPELFRLACGNLGIPPQATLMVGDSPGDLAMAKEAQAAGTIAITRDEQFTEHLKQGSIIINNLQELAILT
- a CDS encoding HEAT repeat domain-containing protein, translating into MSTILEQAQLVCKQNDWTSANYYLQQLCLDNVSESELTTILDLSLTILAQGDFQQRWDVAKIIPKLGTIAIEPLLTILEDEQQDFEVRWFAGKILANFPEPEVIIAVVNLLVTTEVEELQEIAAMTLASFSKRAIAPLVTLLSYPQYRLLATRALAQIRTREVIEPLLTVVKDTNVNVRVIAIEALGSFGAPTLTPILLDALTDLAAVVRKEAVIALGLRVSVREEEELIRALQPLLQDVSLEVCQQTAIALSKFSDPLAATVLFSTLESPLTPLPLQLTIIQSLAWLETAQSLNYLQQSLSLLEQPAISEIITVLARIQSITLKNQAGVILTEFAQSNSPLLTDTTIKQTLAYSLGQLNLTSTLPILENLAKDRNTGVRLHARNAIDKIQS